In Oryza brachyantha chromosome 1, ObraRS2, whole genome shotgun sequence, the following are encoded in one genomic region:
- the LOC102706802 gene encoding uncharacterized protein At4g15970-like produces the protein MGLGWGGGGGGMTINRNHVVPFLAGAALPTLLLFFLASDRVSEQLAIVSSWGTGGGSSAAHDLTGGDVDGAAPAPQERFPGLPELLPKVAMEDRTVIITSVNEAWAAPGSLLDLYRDSFKNGEGTAHLLDHVLVVAVDPAGFRRCAAVHPHCFLLEVKTMDLSSAKRFMSKEYLELVWTKLSLQQRVLEFGYNFLFTDCDMVLFRDPFRHISLYADMTVSSDDYSAARAPLDNPLNTGLYYMKATNRSVEMLRYWQAARPRFPGAHDQAVFGHIKHELAGKLQARIQPLDTLHFGGFCEYHDDLASAVTMHADCCVGLDTKVHDLRDIAADWKNYTSLSPEQRKKGGFKWTYPTRCRNSVGWRKPVHP, from the exons ATGGGGTTGGggtggggaggcggcggcggcggcatgacGATCAACCGGAACCACGTCGTGCcgttcctcgccggcgccgccctgcCGACGCTGCTGCTCTTCTTCCTGGCCTCCGACAGGGTGAGCGAGCAGCTGGCGATCGTGTCCAGCTGGGGGACTGGCGGTGGGTCGTCGGCGGCTCATGATCTCAcaggcggcgacgtcgacggaGCTGCTCCTGCCCCACAG GAAAGATTCCCCGGCTTGCCGGAGCTGCTGCCGAAGGTGGCGATGGAGGACAGGACGGTGATCATCACGTCGGTGAACGAGGCGTGGGCGGCGCCGGGCTCGCTGCTCGACCTCTACCGGGACAGCTTCAAGAACGGCGAGGGGACCGCACATCTCCTCGAccacgtcctcgtcgtcgccgtcgaccccGCCGGCTTCCGCCGCTGCGCGGCCGTCCACCCCCACTGCTTCCTCCTCGAGGTCAAGACCATGGACCTCAGCTCCGCCAAGCGCTTCATGTCCAAGGAGTACCTCGAGCTCGTCTGGACCAAGCTCTCCCTCCAGCAGCGCGTCCTCGAGTTCGGCTACAACTTCCTCTTCACG GACTGCGACATGGTGTTGTTCCGTGACCCGTTCCGGCACATCAGCCTCTACGCCGACATGACGGTGTCCTCCGACGACTACTCCGCCGCGCGGGCGCCGCTGGACAACCCGCTCAACACGGGGCTCTACTACATGAAGGCGACCAACCGGAGCGTGGAGATGCTCCGGTACTGGCaggcggcgaggccgcggtTCCCCGGCGCGCACGACCAGGCGGTGTTCGGCCACATCAAGCACGAGCTCGCCGGCAAGCTGCAGGCCAGGATCCAGCCGCTCGACACGCTCCACTTCGGCGGCTTCTGCGAGTACCACGACGACCTCGCCAGCGCCGTCACCATGCACGCCGACTGCTGCGTCGGCCTCGACACCAAGGTACACGACCTCAGGGACATCGCCGCCGACTGGAAGAACTACACGAGCCTTTCGCCGGAGCAGAGGAAGAAGGGTGGCTTCAAGTGGACGTACCCCACCAGGTGCCGGAATTCCGTAGGATGGCGTAAACCTGTTCATCCTTAG
- the LOC102711038 gene encoding alpha-glucosidase 2-like, producing the protein MSGAGSSVRRPVAAARSRGNASGSGPEPDARRAAAAAAGAAAARRRGRGDHGPLRLMEVSPRSLLLLGISSASLLLAVAFVAYTGVWRGRADGEAETPLRRVVRSVTPLDAPRMMDLPQFQGDHKESLYWGTYRPNVYLGIRARTPLSLIAGLMWIGAKNGQYFLRHVCQDSDELNKYGWTDHNGRDYGRQVLVDHGFLLTTSFLKEKGDGSGYGGDWAVRLDAKNEGSSLSEDQESTTHMFFYIADEAGNSITMGSHVPSSRGHVLLASGSHEEIGDWEVYLRSEDNLEIHKAGFKSVSMHNLSELVQQALATNAMQSGNLNLPDMAEDSSNIIVSQVSMKRSAKVDIVFLSGAASENPMIAERINRLTGPVLSTRLESKQKDFEKRYDQIFNVNNKINPKDLSVGVAALSNLLGGIGYFYGQSRIALPKGFTQKNGDKYIPYWPAALYTAVPSRSFFPRGFLWDEGFHQLVVWRWDVHISMDIIGHWLDLINADGWIPREQILGAEALSKVPEEFVLQHPSNGNPPTLFLALRDLASGIHANQFSDLESEKISTFLKRAYVRLNSWFQWFNSTQTGKSEGTFYWHGRDNMTTRELNPKTLTSGLDDYPRASHPNDEERHVDLRCWMLLATNCMCSIAEFLKTDSSLEKDYYKMSNQLSDFGLLNKMHLDDKTGAYFDYGNHTEKVRLRWFEVRDNDVMRRELLRETLQPPQLQLVPHVGYVSLFPFMMGAIPPESWVLEKQLDLISNNSILWTDYGLRSLSRASSIYMKRNTEHDPPYWRGAIWINMNYMILSGLNHYANEDGPYKDRAKELYDELRSNLIRNIVKNYHETGFFWENYDQKNKGKGKGARSFTGWTSLVVLIMGESYPTLHR; encoded by the exons AtgagcggcgccggcagcaGCGTCCGGCGACCAGTAGCCGCCGCCAGGAGCCGCGGGAACGCCTCCGGCTCAGGGCCGGAGCCGGACGCGCGCCgggccgcagccgcagccgcaggcgccgcagcagcgcggcgccgtggccgtggcgaCCATGGGCCGCTGCGCCTCATGGAGGTGAGCCCACGGAGCCTCCTTCTGCTGGGgatctcctccgcctccctcctcctcgccgtcgccttcgTGGCGTATACCGGCGTgtggcgcgggcgggcggatGGGGAGGCCGAGACGCCGCTGCGCAGGGTCGTGCGCTCCGTCACGCCGCTTGACGCGCCCCGGATGATGGATCTGCCTCAG TTCCAAGGAGATCACAAGGAAAGCTTGTATTGGGGTACTTACAGGCCAAATGTATATCTTGGAATTCGTGCAAG AACCCCATTGTCTCTAATTGCTGGGCTTATGTGGATTGGTGCAAAGAATGGACAGTACTTTCTTCGTCATGTTTGCCAAGATTCTGATGAGCTTAACAAATATGGGTGGACAGATCACAATGGGAGGGATTATGGACGTCAAGTGTTGGTTGATCATGGCTTTTTGTTGACCACTAGTTTCCTGAAAGAGAAAGGAGATGGTAGCGGTTATGGTGGAGACTGGGCAGTTCGATTGGATGCGAAGAATGAGGG GTCAAGTTTAAGTGAAGACCAAGAAAGCACCACACATATGTTTTTCTACATCGCGGATGAAGCAGGGAATTCAATCACTATGGGTTCACATGTACCTTCTTCAAGAGGTCATGTTCTTTTAGCATCTGGGTCCCATGAGGAGATTGGTGACTGGGAAGTCTATTTAAGATCCGAG GACAATTTGGAAATTCACAAAGCTGGATTCAAATCTGTTAGTATGCATAATCTAAGTGAACTAGTACAGCAAGCCCTTGCAACTAAT GCAATGCAAAGTGGTAACCTTAACCTTCCAGACATGGCTGAAGATTCTTCAAATATAATAGTCTCTCAG GTTTCCATGAAACGTTCTGCCAAAGTCGACATAGTCTTCTTATCAGGGGCTGCTTCAGAAAACCCAATGATCGCAGAACGCATTAACAGGCTAACAG GTCCTGTTCTGAGCACTCGTCTTGAATCGAAACAAAAGGACTTTGAAAAGAGATATGATCAAATTTTCAATGTAAATAATAAG ATTAATCCCAAAGACTTatctgttggtgttgctgcgtTATCAAATCTTCTTGGTGGGATTGGCTATTTCTATGGGCAGTCGAGAATTGCACTTCCAAAAGGTTTTACG CAAAAAAATGGGGATAAATATATCCCATATTGGCCTGCTGCACTATATACAGCTGTGCCCAGTCGTTCATTCTTCCCAAGGGGATTTCTGTGGGATGAGGGCTTCCATCAGTTAGTCGTTTG GCGCTGGGATGTGCATATATCAATGGATATAATTGGTCACTGGTTAGATCTAATAAAtgcggatggatggattccTCGAGAGCAAATATTAGGAGCTGAAGCTTTAAG TAAAGTTCCTGAGGAATTTGTTCTGCAGCACCCTTCCAATGGAAATCCCCCAACCTTGTTTCTTGCATTGCGTG ATTTGGCAAGTGGGATACATGCGAACCAGTTTTCAGATCTGGAATCTGAAAAGATATCCACTTTCCTTAAAAGGGCTTACGTGAGGCTTAATTCCTGGTTTCAGTGGTTCAACAGCACACAAACAG GGAAATCTGAAGGCACCTTCTATTGGCATGGAAGAGACAACATGACCACCAGGGAGTTGAATCCGAAG ACTTTGACATCTGGTTTGGATGATTATCCACGTGCATCTCATCCTAATGATGAAGAACGCCATGTTGACCTCCGGTGTTGGATGCTTTTAGCTACCAATTGTATGTGCTCAATTGCAGAGTTTCTTAAAACAGACAGCTCTCTTGAAAAG GATTACTACAAGATGTCAAATCAACTTTCAGATTTTGGGTTACTTAACAAG ATGCACTTGGATGATAAAACCGGTGCCTATTTCGACTATGGTAACCATACAGAAAAG GTTCGATTGAGATGGTTTGAAGTTAGAGATAATGATGTTATGAGACGAGAGCTTTTGCGTGAAACATTACAACCCCCTCAGCTGCAATTAGTTCCTCATGTCGGTTATGTCAGCCTGTTCCCTTTCATGATGGGGGCCATTCCACCT GAATCATGGGTTCTTGAGAAGCAGCTTGATCTTATATCAAATAACTCTATCCTGTGGACAGATTACGGGCTTCGGTCACTTTCTCGAGCAAG TTCAATATATATGAAGCGTAATACTGAGCATGATCCTCCATATTGGAGAGGTGCCATTTGGATAAACATGAACTACATGATTCTTTCAGGACTAAACCACTATGCAAACG AGGATGGTCCGTACAAGGACAGGGCAAAGGAGCTATATGACGAGCTAAGGTCGAATCTGATCAG GAACATCGTGAAGAATTACCATGAAACGGGGTTCTTCTGGGAAAACTATGACCAGAAGAACAAAGGAAAGGGTAAGGGTGCGAGGTCGTTTACTGGATGGACTTCGCTTGTTGTTTTGATCATGGGGGAGTCCTACCCGACGCTACACAGGTAA
- the LOC121053952 gene encoding probable arabinosyltransferase ARAD1, with protein MAAPSSRAVAVGGALLLLVVFAVPTTFLYLTSAPAAAASPSLLLNLKPFGARCATAGARPPLRVFMYDLPRRFHVGMMDASATGFPAWPPSAGGIRRQHSVEYWMMVSLQGGAGGDGLVEEEGREAVRVRDPDAAEAFFVPFFSSLSFNVHGRNMTDPETEADRLLQVELMEILWKSKYWQRSAGRDHVIPMHHPNAFRFLRDMVNASILIVADFGRYTKELASLRKDVVAPYVHVVDSFLKDEPPDPFEARPTLLFFRGRTVRKDEGKIRAKLAKILKGKDGVRFEDSLATGEGIKTSTEGMRSSKFCLHPAGDTPSSCRLFDAIVSHCVPVIVSSRIELPFEDEIDYSEFSLFFSVEEALRPDHLLNQLRQIPKTKWVEMWSKLKNVSHHYEFQNPPVKGDAVNMIWRQVRHKLPAVNLAIHRNRRLKIPDWWG; from the exons atggcggCGCCGAGCAGCCGCGCggtggccgtcggcggcgcgctgctgctgctcgtcgtCTTCGCCGTCCCCACCACGTTCCTCTACCTCACCtccgccccggccgccgccgcctccccgagcCTGCTCCTCAACCTCAAGCCGTTCGGCGCCCGGTGCGCGACCGCCGGCGCCAGGCCGCCGCTCAGGGTCTTTATGTACGACCTGCCCCGGCGCTTCCACGTCGGCATGATGGACGCCTCGGCGACGGGGTTCCCCGCgtggccgccgtcggccggcggGATCAGGCGCCAGCACAGCGTGGAGTACTGGATGATGGTGTCGCTGCAGGGCGGAGCCGGAGGGGACGggttggtggaggaggaggggagggaggcggtgcgGGTGAGGGATCCCGACGCGGCGGAGGCCTTCTTCGTGCCCTTCTTCTCGTCGCTCAGCTTCAACGTCCATGGCCGCAACATGACCGATCCAGAGACCGAGGCCGACCGCCTCCTCCAG GTTGAGCTTATGGAGATTTTATGGAAGTCTAAATATTGGCAACGATCTGCAGGCCGTGACCATGTGATTCCCATGCATCACCCAAATGCTTTTAGGTTTTTGCGTGATATGGTGAATGCATCTATTCTTATAGTTGCAGACTTTGGAAGATACACAAAAGAGTTGGCTTCCTTGAGGAAAGATGTTGTAGCTCCATATGTTCATGTTGTAGATTCCTTCCTTAAAGACGAGCCACCTGATCCATTTGAAGCTCGTCCTACTCTGCTTTTCTTTCGAGGGCGTACAGTCAGGAAAGAT GAAGGGAAAATCCGTGCAAAACTTGCCAAGATACTAAAAGGGAAGGATGGTGTGCGCTTTGAGGATAGCCTTGCCACAGGTGAAGGCATTAAAACA TCTACGGAAGGCATGCGGTCATCGAAATTTTGTCTCCATCCTGCTGGAGATACTCCTTCCTCGTGCCGACTGTTTGATGCCATTGTTAGTCATTGTGTGCCTGTCATTGTCAGCAGTCGGATTGAGCTCCCTTTTGAAGATGAGATTGATTACAGTGAGTTCTCCCTTTTCTTCTCAGTTGAAGAAGCTCTAAGACCTGATCATTTGCTCAATCAGCTCAGACAGATCCCGAAAACTAAGTGGGTTGAGATGTGGTCAAAGCTCAAAAATGTCTCTCATCACTATGAGTTCCAGAATCCCCCCGTGAAGGGTGATGCTGTGAACATGATATGGAGGCAGGTGAGGCACAAACTCCCTGCAGTTAATCTTGCAATTCACAGGAATAGGAGATTAAAAATTCCAGACTGGTGGGGATGA
- the LOC102707079 gene encoding exocyst complex component EXO70B1-like: MAAAPPGGQEKVIAAAQHIVKSLANSKNAADDMIRILSGFDDRLSLMSDLFPPPPPTAVREAAVVEEEEDGEEGPDGDARDEERDAEVEEAARVVERWDSPAEGDRVVFDSAEDAGEYLNAAACLVRATGARAEAALQAAMARLEDEFRHLLIRGMSPLAGEDLHASLLRRLSLTVPSFASSASDLDCPSFASHAGEGDEAGGAGGRTSVSEEEISPYLISPDTVGSLRDIADVMLRAGYAPELCQVYGEVRRDTLMECLAVLGVDKMSLEEVQRVEWGVLDGKMKKWIQALKVVVRGLLAEEHRICGQIFAADAQAEEDCFTEAAKGCVLQLLNFGDAIAIGKRSSEKLFRILGMYEALDEVLPELKGLFSGEARDFIKEEAEGILVRLGDAVRGTVAEFANAIQGETSRRPLPGGEIHPLTRYVMNYVRLLADYSRSLNQLLVDWDTELENGGDNVNMTPLGHCVLILITHLQTKIEEKSKLYEDEALQNIFLMNNLLYIVQKVKDSELKTLLGDNWIRQRRGQIRRYSTGYLRSSWTKVLACLRDDGLPQTMGSSSALKTALKERFKNFNLAFEELYKTQTTWRVVDPQLREELKISISEKVLPAYRSFVGRFRGQLEGGRNSTRYIKYNPDDLENQVSDFFEGRRPNA, translated from the coding sequence atggcggcggcgccgccgggcggGCAGGAGAAGGTgatcgcggcggcgcagcacaTCGTCAAGTCGCTGGCCAACTCCAAGAACGCGGCGGACGACATGATCCGGATACTCTCCGGCTTCGACGACCGCCTCTCCCTCATGTCCGACCTCttcccgccgcctcccccgacGGCTGTTAGGGAGGCGGCcgtcgtggaggaggaggaggacggggaggAGGGGCCTGATGGTGACGCGCGGGACGAGGAGAGGGACgccgaggtggaggaggcggcgcgggtggTGGAGCGGTGGGATTCGCCGGCGGAGGGGGACAGGGTAGTGTTCGATTCGGCGGAGGATGCCGGGGAGTATCTGAACGCGGCCGCCTGCCTCGTGAGGGCGACGGgggcgcgggcggaggcggcgctgcaggcggcgatggcgcggctgGAGGACGAGTTCCGCCACCTACTGATCCGCGGGATGTCGCCGCTTGCCGGGGAGGACCTGcacgcctccctcctccgccgtctcTCCCTCACGGTGCCGTccttcgcctcctccgcctctgACCTAGATTGCCCCTCCTTCGCTAGCCacgccggcgagggcgacgaggccggcggcgcgggtggcAGGACCTCCGTCTCCGAGGAAGAGATCTCCCCCTACCTCATCTCCCCGGACACCGTCGGCTCTCTCAGGGACATCGCGGACGTCATGCTGCGGGCGGGCTACGCGCCGGAATTGTGCCAGGTCTACGGCGAGGTGCGCCGCGACACGCTCATGGAGTGCCTCGCCGTGCTTGGCGTCGACAAGATGAGCCTGGAGGAGGTGCAGCGCGTGGAGTGGGGTGTCCTCGATGGCAAGATGAAGAAGTGGATCCAGGCACTCAAGGTCGTCGTCAGGGGGCTTCTCGCCGAGGAGCACCGCATCTGCGGCCAGATCTTTGCCGCCGATGCCCAAGCCGAGGAGGATTGCTTCACTGAGGCAGCCAAGGGGTGCGTCCTGCAGCTGCTCAACTTTGGTGATGCAATTGCAATTGGGAAGAGATCGTCCGAGAAGCTGTTCCGCATTCTTGGCATGTATGAGGCACTGGATGAGGTGTTGCCGGAACTCAAGGGGTTGTTCTCAGGTGAGGCGAGGGATTTCATcaaggaggaggccgaggGGATACTCGTGAGGCTTGGTGACGCGGTGCGTGGCACGGTTGCGGAGTTTGCCAATGCAATACAGGGGGAGACATCTCGGAGGCCGCTGCCTGGTGGGGAGATCCACCCACTCACGCGATATGTCATGAACTATGTCCGACTGCTTGCAGACTATAGCCGCTCGCTGAACCAACTTCTTGTGGACTGGGATACTGAGCTGGAAAATGGGGGTGACAATGTGAATATGACTCCATTGGGGCACTGCGTGCTCATACTGATCACACATCTACAGACCAAGATCGAGGAGAAATCAAAGCTGTATGAGGATGAAGCATTGCAGAACATATTTTTGATGAACAATCTTCTGTACATTGTACAGAAGGTGAAGGATTCAGAGCTGAAAACATTGCTTGGTGATAATTGGATCCGTCAGCGTCGTGGTCAGATAAGACGGTACTCTACAGGATACCTTAGGTCGTCATGGACGAAGGTATTAGCTTGTCTGAGGGATGATGGATTGCCACAGACAATGGGTTCATCAAGCGCACTCAAGACTGCACTCAAGGAAAGGTTCAAGAACTTTAACTTGGCATTCGAGGAGTTATACAAGACACAGACAACATGGAGGGTTGTGGACCCTCAATTACGAGAGGAGTTGAAAATTTCTATCTCAGAGAAAGTCCTTCCAGCATACCGTTCTTTTGTTGGAAGGTTCCGAGGTCAGCTAGAGGGTGGAAGGAATTCCACAAGGTATATAAAGTACAACCCTGATGATTTGGAAAATCAGGTCTCAGATTTTTTTGAAGGCAGAAGACCAAATGCTTGA